One part of the Geotrypetes seraphini unplaced genomic scaffold, aGeoSer1.1, whole genome shotgun sequence genome encodes these proteins:
- the SNTN gene encoding LOW QUALITY PROTEIN: sentan (The sequence of the model RefSeq protein was modified relative to this genomic sequence to represent the inferred CDS: inserted 1 base in 1 codon), translated as MGIKHTCEQGPLDNGNFCRLELQPGKGSDLEKAFATAALXYNTYAGDDGKLSKAEALDLLQSQFQNFIQGQETKPKYKEIISDLEENKAGKIDFEDFMILTLSLTLMSDLLQDIKKVKNTK; from the exons ATGGGTATCAAGCATACATGTGAACAAGGGCCACTAGACAATGGAAACTTCTGCAGGTTAGAACTTCAGCCT GGAAAAGGGTCAGACCTAGAGAAGGCGTTTGCCACTGCTGCCT GTTATAATACCTACGCTGGTGATGATGGCAAGCTTAGCAAAGCTGAAGCCTTGGACCTGTTGCAAAGTCAGTTTCAAAACTTCATTCAG GGACAAGAAACAAAACCCAAGTACAAAGAAATTATTTCTGACCTGGAAGAAAATAAAGCTGGCAAAATAGATTTTGAAGATTTCATGATCTTAACACTGAGTCTTACCCTTATGTCTGACCTGTTACAAGATATCAAAAAAGTGAAAAATACCAAATGA